From Ignavibacteriales bacterium, one genomic window encodes:
- the hisIE gene encoding bifunctional phosphoribosyl-AMP cyclohydrolase/phosphoribosyl-ATP diphosphatase HisIE, which produces MIDKLNFAKLNGLVPAIIQDTTTNQVLMVGFMNRDAVQKTIQERKVTFWSRTKGRLWQKGETSGNTLAVSSMQIDCDGDALLVRAIPAGPVCHTGSFTCFGEEKSSESDNVLEGLEEIIRERRQQKSAESYTARLFAQGTPRIAQKVGEEAVESVIAAMQNNKDALKEEAADLLYHLLVLLQDQGMALGDVTEVLKKRMVKPAIGETKTTSPAG; this is translated from the coding sequence ATGATCGACAAACTCAATTTCGCCAAGTTGAACGGCCTGGTCCCTGCCATCATTCAGGACACGACGACCAACCAGGTGTTGATGGTCGGATTTATGAACAGGGACGCGGTGCAGAAAACGATTCAGGAACGAAAGGTCACGTTCTGGAGCAGAACCAAGGGGCGCCTCTGGCAAAAAGGAGAAACATCAGGCAACACACTTGCCGTGTCATCGATGCAGATCGATTGCGATGGCGATGCGCTTCTCGTGCGGGCGATTCCGGCAGGACCTGTGTGTCACACCGGATCGTTCACCTGCTTTGGGGAGGAAAAGAGCTCAGAGTCCGACAACGTGCTTGAAGGTCTGGAAGAAATCATCCGGGAACGCCGGCAGCAGAAATCTGCCGAATCGTATACGGCGAGACTCTTTGCACAGGGAACCCCCAGAATCGCACAGAAGGTCGGCGAGGAAGCTGTTGAATCGGTGATCGCAGCCATGCAAAACAACAAGGACGCGCTCAAAGAGGAAGCGGCTGATCTTCTGTATCATCTTCTCGTGCTTCTTCAGGATCAGGGAATGGCGCTGGGAGATGTGACGGAAGTACTGAAGAAGAGAATGGTCAAACCGGCGATTGGGGAAACAAAGACAACTTCACCGGCGGGATAA
- the hisA gene encoding 1-(5-phosphoribosyl)-5-[(5-phosphoribosylamino)methylideneamino]imidazole-4-carboxamide isomerase has translation MLIYPALDIFEGKCVRLRQGDYATQKVYSDSPADVARSFVESGLDHLHIVDLEGAKMGRIVNRKAIEAVLRVPGIHAHVGGGIRSRSDISYLFIAGATRVVIGSVAVKTPHIVQEWLREFRSDRFVIAVDVRDGCVAHSGWLAQANLTPSVFIESMSQFGASYFLCTDIDKDGMLEGANAGLYSTLSTEFPTLHFIASGGISRISDIESVEKAGCWGAVVGKAIYEGHLNPSELSRLSKA, from the coding sequence ATGCTAATCTATCCGGCTCTAGACATTTTTGAAGGAAAGTGCGTCCGGCTTCGCCAGGGAGATTACGCGACGCAGAAAGTGTATTCGGACTCGCCTGCAGACGTGGCACGCTCGTTCGTAGAAAGCGGTCTAGACCATCTGCATATCGTCGACCTCGAGGGAGCGAAGATGGGGCGCATCGTGAACCGAAAAGCAATCGAGGCTGTGCTCCGCGTTCCGGGAATTCACGCCCACGTCGGCGGCGGTATCAGGTCGCGAAGCGACATTTCATATCTGTTCATCGCGGGTGCCACACGCGTCGTGATCGGCAGTGTCGCCGTCAAAACGCCCCATATCGTTCAGGAATGGCTCAGAGAGTTCCGCAGCGATCGATTTGTGATCGCCGTCGATGTCCGAGACGGATGTGTCGCTCATTCGGGCTGGCTCGCACAGGCGAACCTGACTCCCTCTGTCTTCATTGAGTCGATGTCCCAGTTTGGCGCTTCATATTTCCTCTGCACCGATATCGACAAAGACGGGATGTTGGAAGGAGCGAACGCAGGGCTCTACTCCACGTTGAGCACGGAATTTCCAACTCTCCACTTTATCGCTTCCGGAGGTATTTCCCGGATAAGCGACATCGAAAGCGTGGAGAAGGCCGGATGCTGGGGAGCCGTGGTCGGTAAAGCAATTTACGAAGGACACCTGAACCCGTCCGAGCTGTCCCGATTATCTAAGGCCTGA
- a CDS encoding NAD(P)H-binding protein, which yields MQSRSALLVGASGLIGGHLLQLLLDDDAYNQVTVLVRKPLALRHSKLQEYVVNFDQLDKHKDSLRAHDVFCCLGTTIKVAGSQEAFRKVDCTYVVQTAALTLNNGAEQFLMVSSVGANTNSRVFYSRVKGEVEDAVSKLPYKAVQIFRPSFLLGDRKELRRGEKMAIVLMKSLSFALAGSLRRYRAIYALTVAKAMLAVAKQQIAGVAIYESERIQVLGQV from the coding sequence GTGCAATCACGATCAGCTCTTCTTGTCGGTGCCAGCGGCCTCATTGGCGGACACCTTCTGCAGCTCTTGCTTGACGACGATGCTTACAACCAGGTGACTGTTTTGGTGAGAAAGCCACTGGCTTTGCGGCATTCGAAGCTTCAGGAGTATGTGGTGAATTTCGACCAACTCGACAAGCACAAGGACTCTCTTCGCGCTCATGATGTGTTCTGCTGCCTGGGAACAACGATCAAGGTCGCGGGGTCACAGGAAGCTTTCCGGAAGGTCGATTGTACGTATGTCGTCCAGACTGCAGCCCTCACCCTGAACAACGGCGCAGAACAATTTCTGATGGTTTCTTCAGTAGGTGCAAACACGAACTCCCGCGTTTTTTACAGCCGGGTCAAGGGCGAAGTGGAGGATGCGGTGTCAAAGCTGCCCTACAAGGCAGTTCAGATTTTTCGACCATCGTTTCTGCTTGGCGACAGGAAGGAACTCCGCCGCGGCGAGAAGATGGCGATTGTTCTGATGAAGTCTCTTTCCTTCGCTCTGGCAGGCAGCTTGCGCAGGTATCGGGCTATTTATGCGCTGACGGTTGCAAAAGCGATGCTCGCTGTCGCGAAACAACAAATTGCCGGCGTCGCAATCTATGAATCCGAACGTATTCAGGTTCTGGGTCAGGTTTAA
- a CDS encoding zinc-binding dehydrogenase, with protein sequence MKAVRLIEVGKPLQMQEIPIPAVGERDVLVRVRAAGICHSDAHYRSGLAPVRPLPMTLGHEIAGVIEQVGSQVSAARIGNRVCIHYNLTCGDCYHCSTGNEQFCPHCLMLGHYTNGGYAEYIVVPERNAIPLPEEIPFEQGATLMCASATAFHTLRKSRLKAGESVAVFGVGGLGMSAIQLARAFGALDVYAVDINEERLKLATSYGALPVNARLVDPVAEIRRLTQGSGVNVSLELIGLPQTMRQSVQCLGVLGRAVIAGVSNKPLEIDPYYELLGNEVEIIGSNDHLLSELPLVVELARRKVLDTSKVITRTVSLDAGAINQTLDALEQFGGGVRTVIVT encoded by the coding sequence ATGAAAGCAGTCCGCCTCATAGAAGTAGGAAAACCCCTGCAGATGCAGGAAATCCCCATTCCCGCCGTTGGAGAAAGGGATGTGCTCGTGCGTGTCCGTGCCGCCGGCATCTGTCATTCCGATGCGCATTACAGATCGGGTCTTGCTCCTGTCCGTCCTCTCCCCATGACGCTGGGGCATGAAATCGCCGGAGTAATCGAGCAGGTCGGGTCGCAGGTCTCTGCCGCCAGGATCGGCAACCGTGTCTGCATTCACTACAATCTCACCTGCGGCGATTGCTATCATTGCAGCACAGGAAACGAGCAATTCTGCCCGCATTGCCTCATGCTCGGTCACTATACAAACGGCGGCTATGCGGAATACATCGTCGTGCCTGAACGCAATGCCATACCGCTTCCGGAAGAAATTCCCTTCGAGCAAGGGGCGACATTGATGTGCGCTTCTGCCACGGCCTTCCACACTCTGCGCAAATCCAGACTCAAGGCGGGAGAATCCGTCGCAGTCTTCGGGGTCGGCGGACTTGGAATGTCTGCCATTCAGCTCGCTCGGGCATTCGGCGCGTTGGATGTGTATGCTGTCGACATCAACGAGGAGAGATTGAAACTCGCCACATCCTATGGCGCCCTTCCGGTGAATGCCAGACTGGTCGATCCGGTTGCAGAAATCAGGAGACTCACTCAGGGCAGCGGGGTGAACGTCTCACTGGAGTTGATCGGACTCCCGCAAACAATGCGGCAATCAGTTCAATGTTTGGGGGTTCTCGGCAGGGCCGTTATCGCAGGCGTCAGCAACAAGCCACTCGAAATCGACCCCTATTATGAGTTGCTCGGGAACGAAGTCGAAATCATCGGCTCTAACGATCACCTGCTCTCGGAGCTTCCTCTTGTGGTAGAACTTGCGCGGCGCAAAGTACTCGACACTTCGAAGGTCATTACGCGCACGGTTTCGCTGGATGCCGGTGCCATCAATCAAACGCTTGACGCCCTCGAACAATTTGGCGGCGGCGTCCGAACTGTGATAGTCACTTGA
- the hisH gene encoding imidazole glycerol phosphate synthase subunit HisH: protein MIGIVDYGAGNIRSLGNALERLDKQFFVSRNVQELQRADKLMLPGVGEARSAIESLNRGGLLGWLPTIRVPFLGICIGMQILFEHSDERDTACLGIVPGRVARFDDTVMKVPHMGWNRVHLKTQSPLFQGIPDGEFFYFVHSYAAPLVPDTIGSTEYGREFSAAVQHNNFYGVQFHAEKSGNAGLQLLRNFSELC from the coding sequence GTGATAGGCATCGTCGATTACGGAGCGGGTAACATCCGTTCGCTTGGCAATGCACTGGAAAGGCTCGACAAACAGTTTTTTGTCTCGCGGAACGTGCAGGAGCTTCAACGGGCAGACAAGTTGATGCTTCCGGGCGTAGGCGAGGCGCGCTCGGCCATTGAGTCATTGAACCGCGGCGGGCTGCTCGGTTGGCTCCCGACAATCCGGGTTCCGTTCCTTGGCATCTGCATCGGCATGCAGATTCTCTTCGAGCATTCAGATGAACGCGACACAGCATGCCTTGGAATCGTTCCGGGACGCGTAGCCCGATTCGATGATACCGTGATGAAAGTACCGCACATGGGCTGGAATCGCGTGCACCTCAAGACTCAGAGTCCCCTGTTTCAAGGAATCCCCGATGGCGAGTTCTTCTACTTTGTGCATTCATATGCCGCACCGCTCGTGCCCGATACGATCGGTTCGACAGAATACGGAAGAGAGTTCTCTGCTGCTGTTCAACACAATAACTTTTACGGCGTTCAGTTTCATGCGGAAAAGTCGGGAAACGCCGGGCTTCAACTGCTGAGGAATTTCTCGGAATTATGCTAA
- a CDS encoding M20/M25/M40 family metallo-hydrolase produces the protein MHRSRLMIITFFVVFMTSLLAAQSSVVQRHEADAQRIIKEALGSNMSMENLTDLCTKVGHRISGSPQAAKAVEWAKQKMEEYGFDNVHLEPVMVPRWVRGPVEEGYLLLPSGKKEKLKITMLGGSVGTPAEGITADVIEVKSFEELRNLGDKAKGKIVFFNRPMDRTLLSTFAAYGGAVDQRGGGANMAAKAGGVAALVRSMTTRVDDFPHTGGMGYADSVKKVPGVAISTRGAEELSKLLAQGTKVRIQLKLSATMLPDVESANVVGELRGTEKPDEVIVMGGHLDSWDIGQGAHDDGAGCVQSIEALRILKKLGLKPKRTIRAVMFMNEENGLRGGIGYAAKDRPGEKHIAALESDEGGFMPRGFGIADTAAYKRMSPWAPLLASFGADRIQLGGGAADISPLAQKGVPLIALSVDTQRYFDSHHSENDNLGAVNERELALGAAAMAILTFVLAQEGM, from the coding sequence ATGCACAGATCGAGACTCATGATCATCACCTTCTTTGTCGTGTTCATGACTTCCCTGCTGGCCGCACAATCATCCGTCGTGCAGCGCCACGAAGCTGACGCTCAAAGGATCATCAAAGAGGCGTTGGGATCGAACATGTCGATGGAGAACCTCACCGACCTGTGCACGAAGGTCGGACACAGAATCAGCGGATCTCCTCAGGCGGCCAAGGCCGTCGAGTGGGCGAAACAGAAAATGGAAGAGTACGGTTTCGACAATGTTCATCTCGAGCCTGTGATGGTTCCCCGTTGGGTGCGTGGACCGGTCGAAGAGGGTTACCTTTTGTTGCCCTCTGGAAAAAAGGAAAAACTCAAGATCACCATGCTGGGCGGAAGCGTCGGGACACCGGCCGAGGGTATCACGGCCGACGTGATAGAAGTGAAATCATTCGAAGAGCTTCGGAATCTTGGGGATAAGGCAAAAGGAAAGATCGTTTTCTTCAACAGACCGATGGATCGAACGCTCCTCTCGACATTCGCGGCGTACGGCGGAGCCGTCGATCAGCGCGGCGGCGGCGCTAATATGGCGGCGAAAGCCGGCGGTGTCGCGGCGTTGGTGCGTTCCATGACCACCCGCGTCGACGACTTCCCTCACACCGGTGGCATGGGCTACGCGGATTCGGTGAAGAAGGTTCCCGGCGTTGCGATCAGCACACGCGGTGCCGAAGAGTTGAGCAAGCTCCTTGCTCAAGGAACAAAGGTCCGCATCCAATTGAAACTGTCGGCCACAATGCTTCCCGATGTTGAATCAGCAAACGTCGTAGGCGAATTACGTGGTACTGAGAAGCCCGACGAAGTAATAGTCATGGGCGGACATCTTGACAGCTGGGACATTGGCCAGGGAGCTCACGACGATGGGGCCGGTTGCGTGCAATCGATCGAGGCGCTTCGTATTCTGAAGAAGCTGGGTTTGAAACCAAAGAGAACAATCCGCGCAGTCATGTTCATGAATGAAGAAAACGGGCTTCGCGGCGGCATCGGCTATGCCGCGAAGGATCGTCCCGGCGAGAAACACATTGCCGCGCTTGAATCCGACGAAGGTGGATTCATGCCCCGCGGGTTCGGAATCGCCGATACGGCTGCCTACAAGCGCATGTCGCCCTGGGCACCCCTCCTCGCTTCATTTGGCGCCGATCGCATTCAACTCGGCGGCGGTGCTGCCGATATCAGTCCCCTCGCTCAGAAGGGCGTTCCGCTCATCGCGCTTTCTGTTGACACACAACGATACTTCGACTCACATCACTCTGAAAACGACAACCTTGGTGCTGTCAACGAACGCGAGCTGGCTCTTGGGGCTGCCGCGATGGCGATTCTCACGTTCGTCCTCGCGCAAGAAGGAATGTAA
- a CDS encoding DedA family protein, which translates to MGFLQDLLEIVLHLDKHLFDLCTQYGAWVYAILFLIVFCETGLVVTPFLPGDSLLFAVGSLAAIQALDLTLSIILLIVAAILGDTLNYWIGYYVGPKVFHQEKSRFLNREYLVRTHQFYERHGGKTIIIARFIPIIRTFAPFVAGIGSMTYRRFIMFNVVGGALWVLLFVPAGYFFSSVPFVKNNFSLVIIALVLIPGIPTVVEVIRMQLKKMKSVRP; encoded by the coding sequence ATGGGTTTCCTTCAGGACCTACTTGAAATCGTCCTTCATCTCGATAAGCATCTGTTTGATCTGTGCACCCAGTACGGTGCATGGGTCTATGCCATCCTATTCCTCATTGTCTTCTGTGAAACAGGCCTTGTAGTGACTCCGTTTCTGCCCGGAGATTCGCTGCTCTTCGCGGTGGGATCCCTCGCAGCCATTCAAGCACTCGATTTGACGCTTTCAATCATACTGCTGATTGTGGCTGCCATCCTTGGCGACACACTCAATTATTGGATCGGATACTACGTCGGACCGAAAGTCTTTCACCAGGAGAAGAGTCGGTTCCTGAACAGAGAATATCTTGTTCGCACCCACCAGTTCTACGAAAGACATGGCGGCAAAACGATTATCATTGCACGCTTCATCCCGATTATCCGGACCTTTGCGCCGTTCGTGGCCGGCATCGGCAGCATGACCTACAGGCGGTTCATCATGTTCAACGTCGTTGGCGGAGCCTTGTGGGTACTTCTCTTTGTGCCGGCTGGATATTTCTTTAGCAGCGTACCATTCGTGAAGAATAACTTCAGTCTCGTGATCATTGCGCTTGTGCTGATTCCGGGCATACCGACTGTCGTAGAAGTAATCAGGATGCAGTTGAAGAAAATGAAGAGCGTCCGTCCCTGA
- a CDS encoding ACT domain-containing protein has translation MRKLNLHMLGETFTINKLPQFAEIPSILSQGDMVFIVRTDEELSIVCPDYMAPNNVQQELGWRCFKVDGEMKLQEVGVLSSLAQPLAEAGIPMFVVSTFNTDYVFVMEENLVNAVHALQQAGHTFLHKET, from the coding sequence ATGAGGAAACTGAATCTTCACATGCTTGGGGAAACTTTCACGATCAACAAACTTCCTCAATTCGCCGAAATCCCATCCATCCTGAGCCAGGGCGACATGGTCTTCATCGTCAGGACGGATGAAGAATTGTCGATCGTCTGCCCCGACTACATGGCGCCGAACAACGTGCAGCAGGAACTTGGGTGGAGGTGCTTCAAAGTCGATGGCGAGATGAAGTTACAGGAGGTTGGTGTGCTTTCCTCGCTTGCCCAGCCCCTGGCTGAGGCCGGCATCCCGATGTTCGTTGTCAGTACGTTCAATACGGATTATGTCTTCGTCATGGAAGAGAATCTTGTGAATGCTGTGCACGCACTGCAACAAGCGGGACATACGTTTCTTCACAAAGAGACATAG
- the hisF gene encoding imidazole glycerol phosphate synthase subunit HisF — MLTKRIIPCLDVKDGRTVKGTKFVDLRDAGDPVELAARYSNEGADELVFLDISASQEGRKTFLSIVERVARAIQIPFTVGGGISTVDDVLRALDAGADKVSLNTAIIQRPDFLQEASTAVGAQSIVAAIDAKRRSNGWGVWIKGGSEETTLDAIAWAQEAVRRGAGELLVTSMDTDGTKEGYDLELLRTISACTSVPLIASGGAGSKEHIRDAITLGNADAVLAASIFHYQQISLMEIKEFLDMNTIPVRL, encoded by the coding sequence ATGCTGACAAAACGTATCATCCCATGCCTCGATGTCAAGGACGGCAGAACCGTGAAGGGGACAAAATTCGTCGATTTGCGCGACGCAGGCGATCCGGTCGAGCTCGCTGCGCGCTACTCCAACGAAGGGGCCGACGAGTTGGTGTTTCTCGATATCAGCGCTTCGCAGGAAGGACGCAAGACATTTCTCTCGATCGTGGAGCGCGTCGCCAGGGCGATCCAAATCCCGTTCACTGTCGGCGGCGGGATCAGCACGGTTGATGATGTTCTTCGTGCGCTCGATGCGGGAGCAGACAAGGTATCCCTGAACACCGCCATCATCCAGCGCCCCGATTTTCTTCAGGAAGCGTCCACGGCTGTCGGCGCACAATCGATCGTGGCGGCAATTGACGCGAAACGACGGTCGAACGGATGGGGAGTCTGGATCAAGGGAGGCTCGGAAGAAACAACGCTCGACGCAATTGCGTGGGCACAGGAAGCGGTCAGGCGCGGAGCCGGTGAGCTCCTCGTAACTTCCATGGATACTGACGGTACAAAAGAAGGGTACGATCTCGAATTGCTGCGGACAATTTCGGCCTGCACAAGCGTTCCCCTGATCGCATCCGGCGGAGCGGGATCAAAAGAACATATCAGAGACGCCATCACCCTCGGCAACGCTGACGCTGTTCTCGCGGCGAGTATTTTTCACTATCAGCAGATTTCGCTGATGGAAATCAAGGAATTCCTGGACATGAATACAATACCGGTACGATTATGA
- a CDS encoding S46 family peptidase has translation MFKRLLFTMFTLIVVLQLVLADEGMYPISELYKLNLKAKGLKIDPKAIYNPNGIGLIDAVVQLSGCTGSFVSKDGLIITNHHCAFGAVQAASTKENDYVTYGFLAKVREEEIQARGISARILESYKDVSKDVLGVLSEKMDLADRTKAIEKKIREIVAEAEKKYSGKRAEVSEMFAGKTYVLFLSTVLRDVRLVYVPPRSIGEFGGENDNWVWPRHTGDFSFLRAYATPDGSPAEYASTNVPYHPKKFLKVNPAGVDEGDFAFILGYPGRTFRHRTSHYMAYEENIRMPYVADLYDWQIATMEAIGKNDRAIALKHDARIKGLANTMKNYRGKLLGMNRLHLTENKQGEEQLLQQFIDADKQRKAQYGTVLEEIGKVYQEMSERGASELILDNLRSNSQLLSYGFALYESAIEMQKPDMERLPAYTERNLANTKQGLKSGLRNYYEPTDRAFLKHIVMQALALPENQRIEAIEKQFRGRTEQEIDQTIDQAYAQTKLTDESVLLSSFGKPLAELQQMKDPFIGAAQLMYATYQKLRETRQRREGALSKLSALLVDVKQQYQKTNFIPDANSTLRFTFGRIKGYTPADATHYSPITTLTGVIEKTTGKDPYATPQKVLDLYKAKDFGKYKNAKLKDVPVAILYDMDTTGGNSGSPVMNAKGELIGVNFDRAYEATINDYAWSESYSRSIAVDIRYVLWVTEKVGGAAHVLKELGL, from the coding sequence ATGTTCAAGCGCCTGCTTTTCACTATGTTCACGTTGATTGTCGTCTTACAGCTGGTTCTCGCCGACGAGGGAATGTATCCCATCAGCGAGCTCTATAAACTCAATCTGAAAGCCAAGGGGCTCAAGATTGACCCCAAAGCGATCTACAATCCCAACGGTATCGGCCTCATCGATGCTGTTGTGCAGCTGAGCGGATGCACCGGTTCGTTCGTCTCGAAGGACGGGCTGATCATCACGAACCATCACTGTGCCTTCGGGGCTGTGCAGGCTGCCAGCACAAAAGAGAATGATTATGTCACGTATGGTTTCCTCGCGAAAGTCCGCGAAGAGGAGATCCAGGCACGCGGGATCTCGGCCAGAATCCTGGAATCGTACAAAGATGTCTCAAAAGACGTCCTGGGCGTCTTGAGTGAGAAGATGGATCTTGCCGATCGGACAAAAGCCATCGAGAAGAAGATCAGGGAAATCGTCGCTGAGGCCGAAAAGAAGTATTCGGGTAAGCGGGCTGAAGTGTCGGAGATGTTTGCGGGCAAAACGTATGTGCTCTTTCTTTCAACGGTTCTTCGCGATGTCAGGCTCGTGTATGTTCCCCCGCGTTCCATCGGAGAATTCGGCGGTGAGAACGACAACTGGGTCTGGCCTCGGCACACGGGCGATTTTTCCTTCCTGCGTGCGTACGCCACCCCCGACGGCTCACCCGCTGAATATGCCTCAACCAATGTTCCGTACCATCCCAAGAAGTTTCTCAAAGTGAATCCGGCTGGAGTTGACGAGGGCGATTTCGCGTTTATCCTCGGCTATCCCGGGCGCACATTCAGGCATAGAACGTCCCACTACATGGCATATGAAGAGAACATCCGAATGCCGTACGTTGCGGATCTTTATGACTGGCAGATTGCCACCATGGAAGCTATCGGGAAGAATGATCGGGCGATCGCACTGAAGCATGATGCGCGCATCAAGGGGCTTGCCAACACAATGAAGAACTACCGGGGCAAACTCCTCGGGATGAATCGACTTCATCTCACGGAGAACAAACAGGGGGAAGAACAACTCCTCCAGCAATTCATCGATGCCGATAAGCAGAGAAAAGCGCAGTATGGCACAGTGCTTGAGGAAATCGGAAAAGTGTATCAGGAAATGTCCGAGCGCGGTGCCTCTGAACTCATCCTCGATAACCTCCGCTCCAACTCTCAGCTTCTGAGTTACGGGTTTGCGCTCTATGAATCAGCGATCGAAATGCAGAAGCCTGACATGGAGCGCCTTCCAGCATACACGGAACGGAACCTCGCCAACACCAAACAGGGGCTGAAATCCGGACTGAGAAACTACTACGAGCCGACAGACAGAGCGTTTCTCAAGCACATCGTCATGCAGGCACTTGCACTGCCGGAGAATCAGAGAATCGAAGCTATCGAGAAGCAATTCAGAGGGCGTACGGAACAGGAAATCGACCAGACCATCGATCAGGCGTATGCGCAAACGAAATTGACCGATGAAAGCGTTCTGCTCTCCTCATTCGGGAAACCGCTTGCTGAGCTGCAACAAATGAAGGATCCGTTCATCGGTGCGGCACAGTTGATGTACGCAACATACCAGAAGCTTCGCGAGACGCGTCAGCGGCGTGAAGGAGCGCTTTCAAAGCTCTCGGCGTTGCTCGTCGATGTGAAGCAGCAGTATCAGAAGACTAATTTCATTCCCGATGCGAACAGCACACTCCGTTTCACCTTCGGTCGGATCAAGGGATACACTCCCGCTGACGCGACACACTACAGTCCGATCACGACACTCACAGGCGTAATAGAAAAGACGACGGGCAAAGACCCGTACGCAACCCCGCAGAAGGTGCTCGATCTCTACAAGGCGAAGGATTTCGGCAAGTACAAGAACGCGAAGTTGAAAGACGTTCCCGTGGCTATTCTCTATGATATGGATACGACGGGGGGCAACTCCGGGAGCCCGGTGATGAATGCCAAAGGAGAACTGATCGGCGTGAACTTCGACCGCGCCTATGAAGCAACCATCAACGACTATGCCTGGAGCGAATCGTACAGCCGCTCGATTGCGGTGGATATCCGGTATGTGCTCTGGGTGACGGAGAAGGTGGGAGGCGCGGCGCACGTATTGAAAGAACTCGGACTCTAA
- a CDS encoding serine hydrolase → MKTSLCVLLTFCFLSCAPYAGQRSLSESIDALFSDFNQPGVPGASLAVINDGKVLYSKAYGLADVENNVLASISTNYRLASVTKQFTATAILKLIDQEKLSLDSRLPDVLPGFPGYARDVRIRHLLNHTSGLVDYEDFVPDTQTVQVLDADVLRLLSRIDSMYFPAGAKFKYSNSGYALLALIVEQVSGQSFAQFLKQNISEPLGMSHTVAFQNGISTVVNRAYGHSRTDKGYVRTDQSNTSAVLGDGGIYSSVEDLSTWDQNLYLDKIISASLRRQSFTPGVLNDRTQTKYGYGWFIEPYKNITSVYHTGSTRGFRNAILRLPDQHLTVIILTNRNEGEPIELARKIVDLMLAQ, encoded by the coding sequence GTGAAGACTTCGCTTTGTGTCCTCCTCACATTTTGCTTCCTCTCCTGTGCCCCCTACGCGGGGCAGAGATCTCTTTCAGAATCCATCGATGCGCTCTTTTCCGACTTCAATCAACCGGGTGTTCCAGGAGCATCTCTCGCGGTAATCAATGATGGCAAGGTGCTCTATAGTAAGGCCTACGGTCTCGCAGACGTCGAGAACAACGTCCTGGCATCCATATCCACCAACTACCGCCTTGCATCCGTCACAAAGCAATTCACCGCCACGGCAATCCTGAAACTGATCGATCAGGAGAAGCTCTCCCTGGACAGTCGCCTGCCCGATGTTCTGCCGGGATTCCCTGGCTATGCCCGCGATGTACGGATCAGACATCTTCTTAATCATACATCAGGACTGGTGGATTATGAGGATTTTGTTCCCGATACCCAAACGGTGCAAGTACTCGACGCTGACGTGTTGAGGCTGCTCAGCAGGATTGATTCGATGTATTTCCCGGCGGGGGCGAAATTCAAGTACAGCAACTCGGGGTACGCTTTGCTTGCCCTGATCGTGGAGCAAGTCTCCGGACAGTCCTTCGCACAATTCCTCAAGCAGAACATTTCTGAACCGCTCGGAATGAGCCATACAGTGGCGTTCCAGAATGGAATCTCCACAGTCGTCAACCGGGCCTATGGTCACTCACGGACAGACAAGGGCTATGTCCGGACAGACCAGAGCAACACAAGCGCGGTGTTGGGGGATGGCGGAATTTATTCTTCGGTCGAAGATCTTTCTACATGGGATCAGAACCTCTACTTAGACAAAATAATCAGCGCTTCATTGCGCCGGCAATCGTTTACACCCGGCGTGTTGAACGACCGTACTCAGACGAAATACGGATATGGTTGGTTCATCGAACCTTACAAGAACATCACTTCAGTCTACCACACTGGTTCAACGAGAGGGTTTCGAAACGCGATCCTCCGTTTACCGGATCAGCATCTGACAGTTATCATACTGACAAACCGCAACGAAGGAGAGCCGATCGAGCTCGCGAGGAAGATCGTGGATTTGATGCTGGCGCAATAG